One window of the Eucalyptus grandis isolate ANBG69807.140 chromosome 6, ASM1654582v1, whole genome shotgun sequence genome contains the following:
- the LOC104449228 gene encoding uncharacterized protein LOC104449228 produces MASRAFVALPSISPFRIKLSNNRMCQPSNGTTLLPHRRTFPKHSVQVMMAQFGESERLNAQLNAVTERLQEAIPDSVKHFPWKKAETVLLDRVVLLGQKALKWSLITLFVASSLSDVLFAISRNRELIIPIGLFVGCLLTDFLKEVTVELSDDSQLDKGFIQHLTAIGCFFVLLKFTAAFCGLGVRVFLLHVANGGLMQALWLWRNLSHGSSNEEKKHHQEGAIP; encoded by the exons ATGGCGTCGCGGGCGTTCGTTGCGTTGCCTTCGATTTCGCCATTTCGG ATCAAGTTGTCGAATAATAGAATGTGTCAGCCAAGCAATGGCACAACTCTACTTCCACATCGACGGACCTTTCCAAAGCACTCTGTGCAAGTGATGATGGCACAGTTTGGCGAATCAGAGAGGCTAAATGCGCAACTTAATGCTGTGACAGAAAGGTTACAGGAGGCTATTCCAGACTCGGTGAAGCATTTTCCTTGGAAGAAAGCAGAGACTGTGCTTCTTGATAGAGTGGTCCTTTTGGGACAGAAGGCACTGAAATGGTCGCTGATTACCCTATTCGTAGCTAGCTCCTTATCAGATGTTTTATTTGCCATTTCGAGAAATAGAGAATTGATAATTCCAATTGGCCTTTTTGTCGGTTGTTTGCTGACTGACTTTCTAAAGGAGGTGACAGTGGAACTCTCAGACGATTCTCAG CTGGATAAAGGATTCATCCAGCACCTGACGGCAATAGGCTGCTTCTTTGTTCTTCTCAAGTTCACTGCTGCATTTTGTGGGCTTGGAGTGCGGGTCTTCCTCTTGCATGTTGCAAATGGTGGCCTGATGCAAGCTTTATGGCTGTGGAGAAATCTGTCGCATGGATCAAGTAACGAAGAGAAAAAACACCACCAGGAGGGGGCCATTCCATGA